In Lolium perenne isolate Kyuss_39 chromosome 5, Kyuss_2.0, whole genome shotgun sequence, the sequence ctgggcgatgtcaagcacggtttcgccctatggccgaagaagtacgtcgtccttttgcaaaggccaccgactcctacacatgagcagcaaatgccatcgactcctcctggtggcagtcctggtgagcagccaagtccacacctacctgagagggaccccagcgtgagtccaccatctcgagatcctccgcgtaagacagcgtccgttaagcggaacagtgcgccgcctaggaagaaagctagaaaggagaaacaactgccgcctcccgagaagttaccttgggaaaaaactccagaggaaaacgcggaggccgttcaggccgaggtgaagaaattttgcaccgaaagtgccgagagatacctttcgagaagacactagatcgggagaaagttgtgcgtaccgttgacaatctatatgaccctgtaccatcgccgccatccgactatgcgcgttctattgaaaggtcgtatgacaagatgatcgaggcgacaaaacccgttaaatcgggtatcagggagataaaagggatacacagtgtctaccagctcggacaacaacccgttcaatcggtcgcccctctcaaggtgttggacgggaagaccgttcaaagttctcgacaagacgcaactgattacgccttagctgaacgagcatatcagtttgttcaagggaaagatttggtcgagaatctcaggaaggtaccaacatgtatgcgtaacttgcattcgtggtaccttaaggcctcaaaggaagggatcgagactatcatggtgcgagttagggaagagcactacttccgagAGTacttgtgtgaacgttgacttcgccgaactctttcagttatacaatctccgggccctcgacaaatcaatcatcagttgctattgtctgtaagtgatttatttatttaatttgagaagtcgttcattgtctgcagattataatcttttgtgcgctatattatgcagatcgaagatgctcgaatgcaaaagggacgatatcactgacattgggttcattgacccgaacacaatgcatgtcaaaaccatagatgatcccctctataacaaggatacaccgcagactttgctaaggtttttgaagcgacaacgtgacaaaaagctaatactttggccttacaacttcgagtgagtcttactgtcttataacacattatattttgctcaccgtatgtcaaaattttaactaatgactacatattgaaacgtgcgtaggtttcactttattcttctcgtcatcaatttggaaattggagaagttgaagtcttggactcactaagcaaagaaaaggatctatacgtgtcttgttttttaatgctcagaaggtaattttaattcttatcggtttgtttcgttaatttcctgctttgaactaattgatgactcttttatgctttttcttttgtcgagcagcgtatggcaaactttcatcaaggaagatacgtcccgtgaatggccaccgaagctgcgatggcgtgcgaaagtaagtagtactacctaggtccacacacctttcaattatcatacttgactattgtttgattgaattatattcttgtaaagaaatgcccgcaacaacctccggggaccgatctctgtggattcttcgtttgcgagtacatccgcagaattgtcaacgagagaacgaataatgaaagaaataaagaggtacaaaaacaatcttcacaaatttgttttgttatcataagttgtgctgagtttcagtaatagttgtttcatgtattcatttgtatcttattcttttatagttggcaagaaagcggaacaagctctcaattgatgaccgcttcatagcaataggcgaggaattggcgggatttttccttcgggacgtcataccaccactcgcagagcaccacaatgaatgaagatgtacatgttacatatatcgttgactcgaagagtaccactatgctacatgtaatagacatatatagagtacgcctcggagagcaccactatgcatgaagatcgatcttcatgcatagtgctacttaatttgcgatctcatgcaataacatgtgtgttatattatatgcaccaacttgctatgcatcatcttgatcttcatgtactacctaaacccaaacgcgtttctggtgcatcgacgcgatatgaatcaaaccgatatccctaaacctctccaaaaccctaaaaagccaattctctgccgcggcagagatttgggaaaattccctgccgcggggggaacctttggtaccggttcgtattaccaaccggtaccaaagatccttagccctgagctctcctggtggcccacgtggaggcccgttttataccggttcgtaagcaaccggtacgaaagaggggggggctttagtgccgaataatttgtaccggttgcaaaaccggtacgaatggccctctggaaccggtatagatgagcgtttttctactagtgtatatGCTGTTTTGAGTAATGGAATAGGAGAGTTCGTGAATATGCTGCATGAAATTTTCTTTCTCAGAATttgatttctattttgtcatatatcttcctttgtagtgTGACTGTCGATGATACATCTGCTCCAATGGATGAAGATGGAGGTCATGTTGTCATTTCAGATGATGAAGATCAACAAGAGGAGGATGTAGTAGAGGTGAACGGATCTGGCAAACGCAAGAAAACTTCTAATGTTTGGTTAGAAATGAAGGAGGTGAAGGTCGGGGGAGAATCTAAGGCAAGGTGTAACTACTGCCACAAGGATCTTACTACAGGACCCAGATCAGGCACGAAGCATCTCGCCGCCCATCTAAAGGTTTGTACTCTTAAGAAGTTGAAAACCAAGGGGGGCAAAACAATGTCTCAGTCATCATTGATGATGAATGCAAAGGAGGATGGGAATGTTTCTGTGGAGAGCTATACTTTTGATCAAGAGGTTGCTCGAAGAGAGCTTGGCAACATGTTGGTGTTGCATGAGTATCCACTGTCTATAGTAGATCATGCTGGTTTTAGGAAGTTTGTTCATGCACTTCAACCACTATTCAAGCTGCATACAAGAAATACTTATAGGTATAACATGCTAtggttttattttatttatttcatgCTTACTTTTTTCTTAGCAATCATCGAGTAACATATACTACTCTTCTTCCGTTTTGTAGGAATGATATTCTGGAAAACTTCAAGAAAGAAACAAAGAAGGCAATTGATTATATGGGCATGAACCAATCAAGGGTAGCTATAACCACAGATATATGGACTGCTGATACCACAAAGAAGGGTTATATGGTTATCACGGCTCATTTCATTGATGATTCTTGGAAGCTTAGGAGCATTATCATGAGGTACTAATATATGCTGATGATTAATATGTGTTGATGTTTTCGATGTGCTATAACCAATTATCAAAAATATGTCAGAAGAAATGACAACCAAATTTGATAAGTATTGGACGGACATTCAAGGTCTAATGGGGATGGCTACACTTCTCGATCCTCGATACAAGAAGCAAATGTTGACAGCTTGTTTTGCCATGCTCCATGGAATTGAGCCAGCTTCTTATGAGTGTATTGAGTTGGTTGACGATTTAGTTGGTAGACTGCATGCATTGCTGGAGGAGTATACAGTGGAAGAAAATGAATATCAACCATGTGAAGAATTGATTTCTTCAAAAACTCCTGCCACCATGAATATATTCAATGAAATTGTTGCCAAGCAAAGTCCTGCAACGGCTAGGCTACAAAGTGAAATAGAGATGTACTTGTCAGATACCTTAGTGCCTTACACGGAAACTTTTAAAGTGTTAGATTGGTGCAAAGTAGATGGACTAAGGTATCCAACATTAAGGAAGGTCGCAAGAGATGTTTTTGCTATTCCTGTGACAACAGTTGCTTCGGCACAAGTGGTAGAATACTTAGTGAGCATAGAAGCCGCCTAACACCTGATATGTTGGAGGCTTTGATGTGCTCCCAAGATTGGCTTAGAAACAAATTTCAAGGTACATAAATATATTAGTTTGTTCATATTTTCTCTTTTACGTAACCACTACTAATAATGTCTTTCATGTGTATGTGAATTCTTTGTTCTAGATTCTATTAAAGGAGACGCTAGCTTTTGGACTTGCCTTCAAGACATCCAAGAGGGGGTGGAGGTTAGTAATTACCAACTTGACTATTTGAGTGCATCTATACAATGCAAATTCTAACACGTGAATGTATTCCTTTTCCCACTAGGACTTGACCCTTTGAGATGTGTGGAGGCATGGTCTCGTGAAGTCCTGGTCAAGATTAAATAAACATTGTGCCAACGTCTTTGTTAGGCCACTACTGGATACCTCTAGTTTATTTTagttgaactttatattgttgagaCTTTATTGTAATGCTTATTTTCTGGCCTTGTGTACGGTCAAATTACCTCTATACTTTATGAGTttgtgaacttaaagtgatgACTATTTGCTACTATATTTGATTGCGTGTTACAATTTTCATTTATGATGTGTTGCCGTGTGTGGGAAGTGATGTACTGATGTTGTTTAGGAGAATTTGTTTTTGTTTGTAATATGCTGATGTTCACAAGTATGTATTGTTGTTTATAAATTATTATGGTTATATGTTGTCTCTTACGAGCACTTTTTACTCAACTTGATGTGCTGTAAACGCGGGTATTTTTTACCCGCGGGTACCCATTTACCCTGCCGGGTGACGGGTATGGGAAAAACTTGTACCCGTTGAcgggtatgggtacgggtgaTGGGCAAGATTGAAGGTGATGGGCACGGGTATGGGGTGGATCCACCCGTGCCCATACCCTGCGGGTGCCATCTTTAGCTGGAGCCGGCCTCCACAAAGCAGAGAGTTAGCCGGAGTACAGCTCCGAGCAGCCGGCGCAGAGGCGCCCGTataggccggctccagaagccagCGGCTAGCGCCAGCCGGCCCACTCCCGGCTAGGCCcacgcgtcgagccggctgacgcCCGAGACCGCATCGACCAACTCgtggaatcccgcatcgcggaagaagaagggccagccggccccaagtgcttcggtccTCGCATCCTGGGCGAGCCCA encodes:
- the LOC127302861 gene encoding uncharacterized protein, whose amino-acid sequence is MPQTPTPMPLPLPLPLPSKMLECKRDDITDIGFIDPNTMHVKTIDDPLYNKDTPQTLLRFLKRQRDKKLILWPYNFEFHFILLVINLEIGEVEVLDSLSKEKDLYVSCFLMLRSVWQTFIKEDTSREWPPKLRWRAKKCPQQPPGTDLCGFFVCEYIRRIVNERTNNERNKELARKRNKLSIDDRFIAIGEELAGFFLRDVIPPLAEHHNE